CCCCGCCGTCTCCTCAGTCTCCTCCTACTCCACCCACACCGCGCACGGCTCCCCCGTGGCCTACGCCGCCGCTCCCGTCTACGCCAAGACCTACGCCGCTCCCGCTGTGACAGCCTACGCCGCTCCCGCCGTCGCCGAATACTCCGCCCCCGTCGTGACCAAGACCATCGCTCCCGCCGTGTCTTCTTACTCTTCCTACTCGACCACCACCGCTCACGGCTCTCCCGTCGCCACCTACGCCGCCGCTCCCGTCGTAGCTAAGACCTACGCCGCTCCCGCCGTAGCTGCCTACGCCGCGCCCGCTGTGGCTGCGTACTCCGCTCCCGCTGTTGCCGCGTACTCCGCTCCCATTATTGCCAAGTCTTACGCCGCAGCTCCCGTAGCGTCCTACTCCGCGTACTCTGCCCCCGCATACGGCAGCTATGCCGCCCCCGTCGCGACCTATGCTGCGGCTGCCCCCGTCCTGAAGTCTATCTCCTACTCCGCCGCTCCTGCCATCGCCTACAGCGGACATGACATCGGCTATGGTGCCCACGGTGCCAGCTATGGTTGGTAAACTGAATCGACCCTCAATAGTCATTTTAGTACAAACATTGTAAATAgatcaatttaaatatacgATTGTGATAAactcaactttttttttccatgCCTGAACCAGTCTAGTAAAATTCAGAAACTATCACCGAACCTTAAAAGAACCCTATAATTTGCTGAAATTATACTACTAAGGATACAAGCATAGTTTTGCTAAAGTTATAGTACATTCGATATTCCTTTATAAGATTTTGCATACACCCAGCTAGTTGAAACATTTTTTCCTTGCgcggtacacagagccaacagtcttgaagaaactgtatggctttatgatggaatttatattcaaaaagtgacaggttgctagcccatcgtctatcagagaatcccaagtttgtaagcctatcctttagtcgcctttaaggATATTCATGGGAAtgatatgaagtggttctactctaaggtgccggaaaccacacggttatttggaatcctactaatattataaatgcaaaagtttgtaatttttgtttattcctttttcacgcaaaaatactgaactgattttaaGGAAACTAAACAGTAATATAACTTAGTTATCGGAATAATAACATAAGTTAACAGTTTTAGAGATTTTAAGGCGGACGAAGTCAATATTAGTTATTATGTTCCAAATCCACTCACATACCGATACTCTGATATGaaaaaagttgtattaaatttttaatatctacTATTCTTGAATTGTTAgctaaaatacttatttaaatacaaataagtattttagtgtggttcccgggtggcgtgtggttcccggcaccaatataaagaagaataggaactgtcagtctcttcaggactgttggctctgtctaccccgcaagggatatagacgtgactatatgtatgtatgtatatataaatacataattataatctaaataatactataaaattatacataaatataaataaatacatacataataataaattaatacatacataattatgtacataatcacgtctctgaatagatagagccaacagtctcgtaaaACTGAAAGCTCGCGattaagtatagattaatagTGAAATTAAGACAAGTTGTTAGCCCGTAATAGAAGaaactcaagtttataagcctgtcccttggTTGACGTCTAAAGTTTGCAAGAAAAGAGAAGCACCTGACACACAATGTTACTCCTTGCCACAAGACCgttatatatttcataataattattaagtatatttcataataatatttcagaaTAATACAATAGGAACCTAACCTACCTACTTAGTTACTATTGTTCAGTTATCACTATGGGGTATGGAGCttaaatttgtgttttatagTGGTTTGTTAgctttaaaaaagttaagaaacgttgtaaatattattttcttcgaATGAATATAAGGTATTATTGAGTTATAACgtttaaaattcttcttgAATGGGTCTGAAAACTGCCTAAATTTTTGACCTCACAACAGTTATGGCATCTGTACTTACAATATTCTtagtattatttcttattcttTGATTAGTTTTGGTTCACTATGATACCAGCTTTGTACCTGAAGAACGAGTAAcgcataataataaagagaaccGCTAGAGACAATAGCAAACAAACTGTATGAATCTTAAATAATGAAACccaaatttcttatttattccgtgtaggtatatgtctatcaatttttttctggTGTACCTACAAAATGATAGtaatataaagaaacaaacattAGCATTAATCATTCATTAAGAAGTAATATAGTATCTGCATATTCTTTATCAAATCTActatttattcagtaaaaatcagtaaaatatatcagtaaattcagtaaaaactatttatagtAGTAAATTGCAactttttactgaataaatagtagatttgataaaaaatatgcagaTACTATATTACTTCTTTATGAATGATTAATGCTaatgtttgtttctttatattaCTATCATTTTGTAGGTACACCAGAAAAAAATAGACTAAGAGCGAGTAAAGGcttgtgttaaaaaaattttattgtttaacatagctatcaaacattttttatagtattttgaAGAAATAGAAGGATTGCTGATTTTATGAGCAAGCAAATTTCCAGCTCAAGGATAAATTCCAGATTAAACTTTTCGCGCAtagtcgttttttttttagtttttgacCTAATGCCATGCCAAATAGGCggacaaagaaaaagaaattggcATTAACTTGTATAAAGATTGAGTTGGAAATAATAGAAATCCAATGTGTTTGtttaacatgttttatttGGTCTATTTACAATTGTTGTACTCATAAAAGTACTATAGATTCAGTTTACCAACCATAGCTGGCACCGTGGGCACCATAGCCGATGTCATGTCCGCTGTAGGCGATGGCAGGAGCGGCGGAGTAGGAGATAGACTTCAGGACGGGGGCAGCCGCAGCATAGGTCGCGACGGGGGCGGCATAGCTGCCGTATGCGGGGGCAGAGTACGCGGAGTAGGACGCTACGGGAGCTGCGGCGTAAGACTTGGCGATAATGGGAGCGGAGTACGCGGCAACAGCGGGAGCGGAGTACGCAGCCACAGCGGGCGCGGCGTAGGCAGCTACAGCGGGAGCGGCGTAGGTCTTAGCTACGACGGGAGCGGCGGCGTAGGTGGCGACGGGAGAGCCGTGAGCGGTGGTGGTCGAGTAGGAAGAGTAAGAAGACACGGCGGGAGCGATGGTCTTGGTCACGACGGGGGCGGAGTATGCGGCGACGGCGGGAGCGGCGTAGGCTGTCACAGCGGGAGCGGCGTAGGTCTTGGCGTAGACGGGAGCGGCGGCGTAGGCCACGGGGGAGCCGTGCGCGGTGTGGGTGGAGTAGGAGGAGACTGAGGAGACGGCGGGGGAGATGGTCTTGGTGATGACGGCGGGCGCGGCGATGGCGTGGCTGCTGTAGGCCAGAGGAGCGGCTCCCAGGAGACCGCCAGCGTGGGCGACGCCCACAGCGCACAGAGCGACGATCagctgaaataaaaacaaatatatttattaatatatatatgtaccatATTTAATAAACCATGTGCGTGCTTACGGCACAATATGCAGAATATAAGTAATAACTCAAAAAAGATGAGAAAATAATCGTATTTTCTGTTGTCGATGGCTTGCAACCACTTT
Above is a window of Amyelois transitella isolate CPQ chromosome 8, ilAmyTran1.1, whole genome shotgun sequence DNA encoding:
- the LOC132902000 gene encoding cuticle protein 16.5-like, whose translation is MYAKLIVALCAVGVAHAGGLLGAAPLAYSSHAIAAPAVITKTISPAVSSVSSYSTHTAHGSPVAYAAAPVYAKTYAAPAVTAYAAPAVAAYSAPVVTKTIAPAVSSYSSYSTTTAHGSPVATYAAAPVVAKTYAAPAVAAYAAPAVAAYSAPAVAAYSAPIIAKSYAAAPVASYSAYSAPAYGSYAAPVATYAAAAPVLKSISYSAAPAIAYSGHDIGYGAHGASYGW